The window CCATGTGATCGAGGGCTTCAGCCAATTCATCATGGGCGGCAACTTCGTGATCGGCGTGGTGATCTTCGCCATCCTGATCGTCATCAACTTCGTGGTCATCACCAAGGGTGCCTCCCGCATCGCGGAGGTCGGCGCGCGCTTCACGCTGGACGCCATCCCCGGCAAGCAGATGGCCATCGACGCCGACCTGTCCGCCGGCATGATCGACGACGTCGAGGCCCGCCGCCGCCGCAAGGAGCTGGAGGACGAGAGCACCTTCTTCGGCGCCATGGACGGCGCGTCGAAGTTCGTGCGCGGCGACGCGGTGGCCGGGCTGGTCATCACCGCCATCAACGTGCTGGGCGGCATGGCCATCGGCATGGCGCAGCAGGGCATGTCCTTCGAATCCGCGGCGTCGGTCTACACCATCCTGACGGTGGGCGACGGTCTGGCGACGCAGATCCCGGCGCTGGTCGTCTCGCTGGCCGCCGGCCTGCTGGTGACCAAGGGCGGCAACGTCGGTTCCGCCGATCAGGCGGTGCTCGCCCAGCTCGGCGGCTATCCCAAGGCGCTGATGGTGGCGGGCGGGCTTCTGGTCACGCTGGGCGTCACGCCGGGCCTGCCCGCCGCGCCCTTCGTCATGCTCGGCGGCGGCTTCGGCGCGGCGGGCTGGTACGCGATGCGCGGCAAGATGCGCCGCGCCGCGCTCGCCCGGCTGGAGGAGAGCCGCAAGGCGCCCACCGCCCCGGCTGAGGAGGCGGTGGAGGACATGCTGAAGGTGGACGAGGTCAAGGTGGAGGTCGGCAACCACCTCGTCCCGCTGATCCTCAACAAGAACGGCCCGCTGACCGGCAAGGTGAAGACGCTGCGCAAGCGCTTCGCCAAGGAGTTCGGCTTCATCCTGCCGTCGGTGCGCATCAAGGACAGCAGCTTTCTGCCGCCCAAGGGCTATGTGGTCAGCGTCATGGGCGTCGAGGTGGCGAGCGGCGAGGTGCGGCCCAAGCAGCTTCTCGCCATCGACCCGTCCGGCGGGGCGGCCCCCGACCTGCCCGGCGAGGCGACGCGCGAGCCGACCTTCAACCTCCAGGCCCGCTGGATCGACCCGGCCCGCCACGAGGAGGCCATCGCCAAGGGCTACACGGTGGTCGACCCGGAAAGCGTCATCACCACCCACCTGACCGAGGTCATCAAGGACCATCTCTCCACCCTCCTGACCTTCGCGGCCATGCAGAAGCTGCTCGACGGGCTGGGGCGGGAGTACCAGAAGCTGATTTCCGACATGGTGCCGTCGCGCATCACGCTGGTGGTGGTGCAGCGCGTGCTTCAGGCGCTGCTGGCGGAGCGGGTGTCGATCCGCAACCTGCCGGCCATCGTCGAGGCCATCGCCGAGGCGGTGAACTGGACGCGCAACATCACGCTGGTCACCGAGCATGTGCGGGCGCGGCTCGGCCAGCAGATCTGCCAGTCGCTGACGGCACCCGACGGCTTCGTCCCGGTCATCGTCCTGACCCCGCGCTGGGAGCAGGCGCTCCAGCAGAGTGTCATCGCGGAGGGCGAGGATCGCCGCTTCGCCATGCCCCCGACCCAGGTGCAGGAGTTCCTGACGGCGCTGCGCATCACCATCCAGAAGCACGCCACGCCCCAGGTCTGGCCGGCCCTGCTGGTTGGGGCGGAGGTGCGGCCCTTCGTGCGCTCGCTGCTGGAGCGGGTCAGCCCGATGACCCCGGTCATCAGCCACGCCGAGCTGCATCGCAAGGTGTCCGTCAAAACGATCGACCAGGTCTGAAGGAGCGGTGATGGACACGCTCGCCGACCTGCTCAGCCTGGAGGTCTACCGCGCCTTCCTGGTCTTCGCCCGCGTCGCCGCGGCGGTCAGCCTGCTGCCGGGCTTCGGGGAGCTGGCGGTGCCGCCGCGGGTGCGGCTGTGCATCGCGATCCCGGTGGCGCTGGCGCTGACCCCGACCGTGCCCGGCCTGCCCGACCGGCTGCCGCCGGACGCCGCGGTGATGCTGGAGCAGATCTTCGCGGAGACGGTGGCCGGTGCCTTCCTCGGGCTGGGCGCCAAGCTGTTCCTGGCATCGCTCCAGGTCGCCGGCAACATCGCCGCCCAGGCGATGGGCCTCGCCAACCCCTTCGGCACCGACGCGGCGGGGTTCGAGAGCGGGTCGATCCTGTCGGGCACGCTGGTCATCGCCGGGCTGGCGCTGCTGTTCGCGCTCGACCTGCATTACCTGATGATCGACGCGCTGGTGCGCTCCTACGGAAGCTGGCCGGCGGCGACGCTGCCCGATCCTGGCATGGTGGCGGGGCGCTACGCCCAGCTCGTCGGCGTCACCTTCCGGCTGGGCGTGCAGATGGCCGCCCCCTTCCTGGTCTTCGGCATGATCGCCAACATGGCTCTGGCCCTGGTCAACCGGGTGATGCCCTCCATGCCCGTCTATTTCGTCGCCACCCCGGCGATGGTCGGCGGCGGGATGCTGGTCTTCCTGGTGACGGCGGGCGCCATGGTCACCGCGACGCTGGCCGCTATGGCCGGCTGGCTCGGCGGGCGGTGAGGAGGCGGGGATGTCCGACGGCCAGGACGAGGAGCAGAAAACCGAGGAGCCGACCGAGAAACGCCTGCGCGAGGCGATGGACAAGGGCGACGTCCCCCGCGCCCGCGACGTCGGTCTGGCCGCCGCCATGGCGGCGGCCTGGCTGATCGCCGCGGCGGGCGGGCCGCTCGCCGCCTCGCGCATCGCCGAGGTGCTGCTGCCGCTGATCGAGAATCCGAACGACATCCGGCTCGACGGCGGTCCCTACGACGTGATGAACAGCCTGCGCTGGCTGATCGGCGGGGTGGCGGTGGCGATGCTGCCGGTGCTGGGCCTTCTGGTCGGCGGGGCGGTGGTGTCGGCGGTGGGGCAGGGGCCGCTGCTGGCGGCGAGCGACCGCATCCGGCCCAAGCTGTCGCACCTGTCGCCGCTCAGCGGCTGGCGCCGCATCTTCGCGCGCCACGCGCTGGTCGAATTCCTGAAGAGTCTCGTGAAACTGGCGATCATCGCCTGCGCCGTCTGGTTCGCCGTGGCGCCCTACATCGATTGGACGGAGGGGATCGTGGGCATGGACGTTGCGGCGCTTCCCGACCTGCTGCGGGACCTGACCCTGCGGCTGCTGCTGGCCGTCCTCCTGGCGACGGTGGTGATGGCCGCCGTGGACGTGCTGTGGAACCGGCTGGAGTGGCGGCGCCGCCTGCGCATGACCTTCCAGGAGCTGAAGGACGAGTTCAAGCAGACCGAGGGCGACCCCCATCTGAAGGCGAAACTTCGCGAGATCCGGCGCGACCGCTCGAAGCGCCGCATGATGGCAAACGTGCCGCGCGCCACGGTGGTGATCGCCAACCCGACCCACTTCGCGGTGGCCCTGGAGTACGACCGCGCCAAGATGCCGGCGCCGGTCTGCCTCGCCAAGGGGGCCGACCTCGTGGCGCTGCGCATCCGCGCGGTGGCCGAGGAGAACGGCGTTCCGGTGATCGAGAACCCGCCGCTGGCCCGTGCCCTCTACGCCGCGTCGGAGGTCGACGCGGTGATCCCGCTCCAGCATTACCAGGCGGTGGCCGAAGTGATGATGTATGTGCTGCGCCTGAAGAACGGAGGAGCCGCGCAGCCGGCGCAGCGTGCATGATGGGGTGGCT is drawn from Azospirillum brasilense and contains these coding sequences:
- the flhA gene encoding flagellar biosynthesis protein FlhA; its protein translation is MAFTDTLRNRMTSLGDAGLANRDVLFALGILLVLAVLFLPVPTWFLDLGLTLSLAVSVLILMVSLWISKPLDFSSFPTVLLVVTVLRLALNIASTRLILSHGHTGPSAAGHVIEGFSQFIMGGNFVIGVVIFAILIVINFVVITKGASRIAEVGARFTLDAIPGKQMAIDADLSAGMIDDVEARRRRKELEDESTFFGAMDGASKFVRGDAVAGLVITAINVLGGMAIGMAQQGMSFESAASVYTILTVGDGLATQIPALVVSLAAGLLVTKGGNVGSADQAVLAQLGGYPKALMVAGGLLVTLGVTPGLPAAPFVMLGGGFGAAGWYAMRGKMRRAALARLEESRKAPTAPAEEAVEDMLKVDEVKVEVGNHLVPLILNKNGPLTGKVKTLRKRFAKEFGFILPSVRIKDSSFLPPKGYVVSVMGVEVASGEVRPKQLLAIDPSGGAAPDLPGEATREPTFNLQARWIDPARHEEAIAKGYTVVDPESVITTHLTEVIKDHLSTLLTFAAMQKLLDGLGREYQKLISDMVPSRITLVVVQRVLQALLAERVSIRNLPAIVEAIAEAVNWTRNITLVTEHVRARLGQQICQSLTAPDGFVPVIVLTPRWEQALQQSVIAEGEDRRFAMPPTQVQEFLTALRITIQKHATPQVWPALLVGAEVRPFVRSLLERVSPMTPVISHAELHRKVSVKTIDQV
- the flhB gene encoding flagellar biosynthesis protein FlhB — encoded protein: MSDGQDEEQKTEEPTEKRLREAMDKGDVPRARDVGLAAAMAAAWLIAAAGGPLAASRIAEVLLPLIENPNDIRLDGGPYDVMNSLRWLIGGVAVAMLPVLGLLVGGAVVSAVGQGPLLAASDRIRPKLSHLSPLSGWRRIFARHALVEFLKSLVKLAIIACAVWFAVAPYIDWTEGIVGMDVAALPDLLRDLTLRLLLAVLLATVVMAAVDVLWNRLEWRRRLRMTFQELKDEFKQTEGDPHLKAKLREIRRDRSKRRMMANVPRATVVIANPTHFAVALEYDRAKMPAPVCLAKGADLVALRIRAVAEENGVPVIENPPLARALYAASEVDAVIPLQHYQAVAEVMMYVLRLKNGGAAQPAQRA
- a CDS encoding flagellar biosynthetic protein FliR, translating into MDTLADLLSLEVYRAFLVFARVAAAVSLLPGFGELAVPPRVRLCIAIPVALALTPTVPGLPDRLPPDAAVMLEQIFAETVAGAFLGLGAKLFLASLQVAGNIAAQAMGLANPFGTDAAGFESGSILSGTLVIAGLALLFALDLHYLMIDALVRSYGSWPAATLPDPGMVAGRYAQLVGVTFRLGVQMAAPFLVFGMIANMALALVNRVMPSMPVYFVATPAMVGGGMLVFLVTAGAMVTATLAAMAGWLGGR